AGCTCGAGACGGACAACCAGGTTCTCACCGAGCTCCACGAAATCGCGCGCGACATCAGCGTGAAGAACTTCCGCGAGTACTACCACGACGCGATCCAGCAGCGGGAGGAGCTGTTCACGCTCTTCGACCTGGGCTACCTGAGCCTGGAGGAGCGCGGCCGGGGCGAGGCGCTCTTCGACGAGATCTGCTCGCGCGCCCTCCGGTTCGCGAAGCAAGCGAACTACGTGAGCGACGAGTTCGAGATCCTCGAGAAGAACCTCAGAAAGAAGTACGTCGCCAACTTCTCGGTCTTCCAGTCGGTCCCCGACTCGTGGACGATCGACCAGCTCTTTCCGATCCTGCCGATCCATCGTCTCAACGAGTTCCCCGGCGAGACGGGGATCCTCGTCGATCTGACGTGCGACTCCGACGGCAAGATTGACCACTTCGTGGATGTGAAGGACATCAAGGAGATCCTGGAGCTGCACACCACGGAGAACGGCAACCCCTACTACATCGCCGTGGCGCTCCTGGGGGCCTACCAGGACGTCATGGGCGACTTCCACAACCTCTTCGGCACCGTGAACGAGGCGCAGGTCGTCGTCGATGAGGCGGGGAGGCATCACATCCGGAAGATCGTCAAGGGAAACTCGATTGACGAGATGGCGAGAATCGCCGGTTTCGAGCCTGGCGAGCTGTGGCAGGAGTTCTCCTCGCGCATCGATGCCGCAGTCAAGGCGGGGCGGCTGAGCGAGGCGGATGGCAACGACCTCGTCGAGGCGTACAAGGGGCGTGGGCGCGACACGACCTACCTGAACCCATCCACCGACACGAAGCAGACCTGATCGCGCCCTCGAGCCTCAGGACTCCGTCCGGGTCAGGGGATCCGGCTCCAAGGCGGTCTCACAGCGACTGCCTCTCGACCCAGGAGCCGATGCGCGGGAGCCTGTACCAGCGCCCCCTCCAGGCTTGCCACATCAAGAAGATCCAGAGAAGGAAGAGGAAGATCTGGTAGACGCGCAGGAGCATGCCGTACAGAAAGCCCATCAGCGGAAAGAAGGAGAAGAGCCAGAGAACGCCGCCGAGAATCAGGGCGACGATGCTGATCGCGATCGATTGAAGGGCGTGGAACCGGACGTAGCGATCCTCCTGGCGGAGCAGGAGGAGCACGATTCCCGAGAAACCCGCCAGCGCATACGAGAGCGCCGCATGAAGCCGGGAGTCGTGAGCGGGTGGCTCGCCCATCGCGCGGCCGCGCTCGCCGGCCGGCATCCCGCGATCGCCTTCCGAGATTCCGCGACCGCCCGCCGCATTCCCGCGATCGCCCGCGTCATGAGCCCCCACAGGCACGCCCTCCCCTCGGACTCCGGGTAACGTAGCACGGGGGCCGGCCGGCCGCACGACATGGCGCCCGGCCCGGACTTGCGGGCCCGCATCCATCGGCGGGCGCGGAAGGCAAAAGAGAAGGCCGCTTGCCCCAGGTTCGGTCTCCGGAACCCACCTAGCCACGGAGTGGGTCAGCAGCGAATTCCGGCGACCGAAGCATCTGCAGGTTCGCAGCCTGAATCGGGGATCGGGTTGGGCCCGCCGGCTGCGGAAGCAACCTTAGGTTCCGGCATTCGCCGGCATCCAGATTGCGCTTCTGCCGGGGTTGGGAAACAGCCCGCATCCGGCGGACCTCCCGATCTACATCTCTTGAGGTATGCAGGGGACATGCCACAATCCACAGATGATGCAGTGATCATGCAATGCATTGTCGAGCAATGAATTAGAAGCGGACTTTCACGGGAGGGTCGGCGCGCGCAGAGCGCCTGGCGGGGATCGATGGGAGCGCGATCGTCGATCGCGCCCCCGAGAGATCGGCAGCAATCGTCTAACTTACTGTTTTACAATGTGTTGATGGTGGCACCAGCGGTGCCACCGAGATGGCTCTTGAGGTTACGCTCCGGAGCATTCGCTAGAGCTTGAGAGTGGCGCTCAAGCGCAGTCGCGCGTTGCGCCTGCTGACATCCACGTAAGACCAATTCGGGTTCAGGAACGGGTGCTCCGGGGTGTCGTAGTGGAACTTGTGGAGGTCGTAGTCGACGATCTCATACGAGAGGTCGTAGCGAACCGATCCCGTCTCCACGCCGAATCCCATCGTCACGCCACTGCTCTGGATCTCTTCCCCCTTCCACTTCCGGGCCATGAAGCTG
The Candidatus Eisenbacteria bacterium genome window above contains:
- a CDS encoding DUF4870 domain-containing protein, giving the protein MDAGPQVRAGRHVVRPAGPRATLPGVRGEGVPVGAHDAGDRGNAAGGRGISEGDRGMPAGERGRAMGEPPAHDSRLHAALSYALAGFSGIVLLLLRQEDRYVRFHALQSIAISIVALILGGVLWLFSFFPLMGFLYGMLLRVYQIFLFLLWIFLMWQAWRGRWYRLPRIGSWVERQSL